The following are encoded in a window of Roseimaritima ulvae genomic DNA:
- a CDS encoding KpsF/GutQ family sugar-phosphate isomerase produces MLNTSSEPKLDSRKFAAEIMLQESEAIRRASKLLDERFDWAVDRMSSCTGNVIVSGVGKSGLIGKKISATLSSTGTPSHFMHPTEAMHGDLGRVGSKDVAFLLSFSGTTEELLSLAAILRQDSIPIISISKSRDSRLARLSDAALCVGDITEACPYNLAPTASTAAMLALGDALALAVSQRRTFSVEDFQKRHPGGMLGKKLMPVSEVLRFEVGKNVALASGGATVAEILADAERIPRRSGAILIVNQQGKLTGIFTDGDLRRLLAAEGAQVMQRTVDRLMTIDPIHLVSTDLVRDAIQLVREHRVDEIPVVDRNGFPVGILDVQDLVSQKLITD; encoded by the coding sequence ATGTTGAACACCAGTTCCGAACCCAAACTAGACTCACGAAAGTTTGCAGCCGAGATCATGCTGCAAGAGAGCGAAGCGATCCGTCGTGCTTCGAAGCTGCTCGACGAGCGTTTCGACTGGGCTGTCGACCGCATGTCAAGTTGTACCGGCAATGTTATCGTTAGCGGAGTGGGCAAGAGCGGGTTGATCGGGAAAAAAATCAGCGCGACGCTGTCGAGCACAGGTACGCCGAGTCATTTCATGCATCCCACCGAAGCGATGCACGGTGACCTCGGACGCGTTGGCTCTAAGGACGTGGCGTTCTTGCTCAGCTTCAGTGGCACGACTGAAGAACTATTGAGCCTAGCGGCTATACTACGACAAGATTCGATCCCCATCATCAGCATCAGCAAGTCCCGTGACTCGCGATTGGCAAGGCTAAGCGACGCCGCGTTATGCGTGGGCGACATCACAGAGGCTTGCCCCTACAACCTCGCCCCCACGGCCTCCACCGCGGCGATGCTCGCCTTGGGCGATGCGTTGGCCCTGGCGGTCAGCCAGCGCCGAACGTTCAGCGTGGAAGATTTCCAGAAACGACATCCTGGCGGAATGCTTGGGAAGAAACTAATGCCGGTAAGCGAGGTACTACGGTTTGAGGTCGGGAAGAACGTTGCCTTGGCTTCGGGGGGCGCAACCGTCGCCGAGATCCTTGCCGACGCGGAGAGGATACCGCGACGCAGTGGTGCCATCCTAATCGTGAATCAGCAAGGAAAACTCACCGGTATTTTCACAGACGGTGACCTAAGAAGACTATTGGCGGCTGAAGGCGCCCAAGTTATGCAACGCACGGTTGATCGGTTAATGACCATCGATCCGATCCATCTGGTTTCCACCGATCTTGTCCGGGATGCCATCCAATTGGTGCGAGAGCATCGCGTAGATGAAATCCCGGTGGTGGACCGGAATGGATTTCCAGTGGGAATTCTCGACGTCCAAGATTTAGTCTCTCAAAAACTGATCACTGATTAA
- the rfbA gene encoding glucose-1-phosphate thymidylyltransferase RfbA, with translation MSPTAPLPNSPTARKGIILAGGSGSRLHPITKGISKQLLPIYDKPMVYYPLSTLMLAGIQEILLISTPHDLPGFERLLGDGSQWGLKLSYAEQPSPDGLAQAFIIGREFIGDDSVALVLGDNIFYGQGFSKMLQSASARDAGATIFGYHVQDPERYGIVEFDSHGQVVSLEEKPKQPKSSYAVPGLYFYDNRVVEIATNLKPSPRGELEITDVNKAYLKSGELSVELFSRGFAWLDTGTRDSLLDACNFVAAIEKRQGLKISCPEEIAFVKGFIDADHLHRLSSEMKNEYGTYLQHLVPN, from the coding sequence ATGTCTCCCACTGCCCCACTGCCCAACTCCCCCACTGCCCGAAAAGGAATCATCCTCGCCGGCGGCTCCGGTTCGCGTCTGCATCCGATCACCAAGGGCATCAGCAAACAGTTACTGCCGATCTACGACAAGCCGATGGTGTATTACCCGCTGTCGACGCTGATGCTGGCCGGGATCCAAGAGATCCTGCTGATCTCCACGCCGCACGACCTGCCGGGTTTCGAGCGACTGCTCGGTGACGGGTCACAGTGGGGCTTGAAGCTATCCTATGCCGAGCAACCCAGCCCCGATGGTTTGGCCCAGGCATTTATTATCGGACGCGAATTCATCGGGGATGACTCGGTCGCGTTGGTGCTGGGCGACAATATTTTTTACGGTCAGGGATTCAGCAAGATGCTGCAGTCGGCATCCGCACGCGACGCTGGAGCGACCATTTTTGGATACCATGTCCAAGATCCAGAGCGTTACGGGATCGTCGAATTTGATTCCCACGGACAAGTCGTATCCTTGGAAGAAAAACCGAAACAGCCCAAATCGTCTTACGCGGTACCCGGGTTGTACTTCTACGACAATCGCGTGGTCGAAATTGCCACAAACCTAAAACCCTCGCCGCGGGGCGAGCTGGAGATCACGGACGTCAACAAAGCCTACTTGAAATCGGGCGAGTTATCGGTAGAGCTATTTTCGCGCGGCTTCGCCTGGCTGGACACCGGAACCCGCGACAGCCTGTTAGACGCCTGCAACTTCGTCGCCGCTATTGAAAAACGGCAGGGTTTGAAGATTTCGTGCCCTGAGGAAATCGCCTTCGTCAAAGGATTTATTGATGCGGACCACCTGCACCGGCTGTCGTCCGAGATGAAGAACGAGTACGGAACCTACCTACAACACCTTGTTCCGAACTGA
- a CDS encoding glycosyltransferase family 4 protein: MNSKIVIPQPSFNLLAVGHEASRTGAPLLLLEFLRWVKHHQSCLVRCGLGKDGALFDDFQAVCDSEVIRPIDRSSFQQRIKNRLKRFVATDDPVARWLDQSGDPSVLYVNSIASIRSLRLIRKHLPRTPFVIHVHELTSLMRRFEAKQGISQELADAAKVIAASRGVRDALIDEFDLDANRIEIVYEYLCRGMPRREEAPETRARVRSELGITDQIVCLSLGSQEWRKGVDFLPSIARQCGQRGCDAVFLWAGQETPGRTLQQMKLDAERAGVGDRVHFLGEVDNPTDYLSAADIFLLPSREDPFPLAMLEAAAWQLPIICFERSGGAPEFVAGGAGISVPYLDIVAISEAIVELSRNPEKRAKMAEIGRTQVMEKHQLDDASTAIWQILCSAASASGVAGLSPSSSG, from the coding sequence ATGAATAGCAAAATTGTGATCCCGCAGCCTAGCTTCAACCTTCTTGCGGTGGGGCACGAGGCTTCACGAACCGGCGCGCCGTTGCTGCTCCTTGAGTTTTTGCGTTGGGTGAAACATCACCAGTCCTGCCTCGTCCGTTGTGGGCTTGGAAAGGACGGGGCGTTGTTCGACGACTTTCAGGCAGTTTGCGACTCGGAAGTCATTCGTCCCATTGATCGCTCGAGTTTCCAACAACGCATAAAAAATCGGTTGAAACGATTCGTGGCGACGGACGATCCGGTTGCAAGATGGCTGGATCAATCAGGCGATCCTTCGGTTCTGTACGTTAATTCGATTGCGTCTATAAGATCACTTCGCTTGATCCGAAAACATTTACCGAGGACGCCCTTCGTTATCCATGTTCATGAACTTACGTCCCTAATGAGACGATTCGAAGCAAAGCAAGGTATCTCGCAAGAGCTTGCCGATGCGGCGAAAGTGATCGCGGCTTCGAGAGGGGTTCGCGATGCCTTGATTGATGAGTTTGACCTCGATGCGAACCGCATCGAAATTGTGTACGAATACCTTTGTCGAGGAATGCCCCGCCGGGAGGAAGCTCCGGAGACCAGGGCAAGAGTACGATCGGAATTGGGCATCACGGATCAGATTGTTTGCCTTAGTCTCGGATCGCAAGAATGGCGGAAAGGAGTCGATTTTCTCCCATCGATTGCGAGGCAGTGCGGGCAACGAGGGTGTGACGCAGTTTTCCTGTGGGCCGGTCAAGAAACACCAGGTCGAACACTCCAGCAAATGAAGCTCGACGCAGAGAGGGCTGGAGTAGGGGACCGAGTTCATTTTTTGGGAGAAGTCGACAACCCCACGGATTACCTTTCCGCCGCCGACATTTTCTTGCTTCCGTCCCGTGAGGATCCGTTTCCGCTGGCAATGCTCGAAGCCGCTGCTTGGCAGTTACCTATCATTTGCTTTGAACGTTCAGGGGGCGCACCTGAGTTCGTAGCAGGTGGAGCAGGAATTTCCGTTCCCTATTTGGACATTGTCGCGATTTCAGAAGCAATCGTCGAACTCTCTCGCAATCCGGAAAAGAGAGCGAAAATGGCGGAAATTGGACGAACCCAAGTCATGGAAAAACACCAGCTCGACGACGCCAGCACAGCGATTTGGCAGATACTTTGTTCCGCGGCCTCCGCAAGCGGCGTCGCAGGACTCTCGCCGTCAAGCAGCGGGTGA
- a CDS encoding class I SAM-dependent methyltransferase, giving the protein MKLRSMLHSMLRTPPRPGEQPPRSKHHGLRGWMALELLLHQCEFDSVLDVGSGAGEHAEIFERKGKTVTCIDFGVSVYYAPKTTARTEIIADYYQHDFKTQFDLVWACHVLEHQPNANLFLRKLHSDCREGGWIAITVPPLKHNIVGGHVSLWNGGLLLYQMVLAGFNCRHASVKQYAYNISVVVKKQTIHDLPPLHYDKGDVERLRDFFPDALTEGFDGNISELNWPMHT; this is encoded by the coding sequence ATGAAACTCCGCTCCATGCTCCACTCCATGCTTCGCACGCCTCCACGCCCCGGCGAACAGCCGCCACGATCCAAACACCACGGATTACGAGGATGGATGGCTCTCGAACTTCTACTACATCAGTGCGAGTTTGATTCCGTGCTAGACGTTGGCAGCGGAGCTGGCGAACACGCCGAAATCTTTGAAAGAAAAGGAAAAACCGTTACATGCATCGACTTCGGCGTTTCCGTATACTACGCGCCAAAGACAACCGCCAGAACTGAAATAATCGCAGACTACTACCAACACGATTTCAAGACCCAGTTCGATCTTGTTTGGGCATGCCATGTCCTTGAACATCAACCGAATGCAAACCTATTCTTGAGAAAGCTACACTCCGACTGCCGTGAAGGTGGATGGATTGCGATTACGGTTCCTCCACTCAAACACAATATAGTTGGTGGTCACGTTTCACTATGGAACGGTGGCTTACTACTGTACCAAATGGTTTTAGCAGGATTTAACTGCCGGCACGCGTCAGTCAAACAATACGCCTACAACATCTCGGTCGTCGTTAAAAAACAAACTATCCACGACCTTCCTCCGCTACACTACGATAAAGGGGATGTTGAACGATTGCGTGATTTCTTTCCAGATGCTTTGACCGAAGGTTTTGACGGAAACATCTCCGAATTGAATTGGCCAATGCACACATAG
- a CDS encoding capsular polysaccharide export protein, LipB/KpsS family: MAPDINAIRTRGQADKLDEDETIDVVAPQANEGFFPPLLARNEHHLTGSRNGMVSIRLAYLSLYLGLSELGVRFNQVNADNADVVLNWSYKMSHGDNSQRIYLEHGWLPRTSYQISPDGTNALSHVAKAYRFEPLEDQHKETINKILHQLKERMSISNNQRAIDMLRSQHGEPFILFALQLANDANLRYSGSNFAEFFGTSEGATKNLVQACVEESKAWTLPYRIIFRQHPLDTNDYTALATDLGVTFMDPKTTLRTSEIFESGLCKAVVAINSNTLHEACLWKIPVISLGTLIWNESCKMRPFPRDPSSLVCNNATDLTMSTYSYLRWILSNQWSLNDFLNPKKLKELITSRGRCCPHNLYSCTGTSSS, translated from the coding sequence ATGGCGCCGGACATCAACGCAATCCGAACGAGGGGACAAGCAGACAAGCTTGACGAAGACGAGACGATCGATGTTGTCGCACCGCAAGCAAACGAAGGCTTTTTCCCGCCCTTGCTAGCAAGAAATGAACACCACCTCACCGGCAGCCGAAACGGAATGGTTTCGATTCGACTTGCGTACCTATCGCTTTACCTGGGCCTCTCTGAACTTGGTGTAAGGTTCAACCAAGTCAATGCAGATAATGCAGACGTTGTGCTTAACTGGTCATACAAGATGTCGCATGGCGACAACTCACAACGAATCTATCTCGAACACGGATGGTTGCCACGCACCTCTTACCAGATTAGCCCTGACGGAACAAACGCACTTAGCCACGTTGCAAAAGCCTATCGTTTCGAACCGCTTGAAGACCAGCACAAAGAGACAATCAACAAAATTCTACACCAGCTAAAGGAGAGAATGAGCATCTCGAATAACCAGCGGGCTATTGACATGCTTCGATCTCAGCATGGCGAACCATTTATTTTGTTCGCACTCCAACTCGCAAATGATGCTAATTTACGATACTCAGGGTCTAACTTCGCCGAATTCTTCGGCACCAGCGAGGGTGCAACCAAGAACCTGGTACAAGCTTGCGTAGAAGAATCTAAAGCATGGACGCTACCATACCGAATCATTTTTCGCCAACACCCCCTTGACACAAACGACTACACAGCCTTAGCCACCGACCTAGGCGTGACTTTCATGGACCCGAAAACGACATTGCGCACTTCAGAAATATTCGAGTCGGGGCTGTGCAAAGCCGTAGTGGCGATTAATTCAAATACGCTCCATGAAGCTTGTCTTTGGAAGATTCCGGTAATATCACTCGGCACACTAATCTGGAACGAAAGCTGCAAGATGCGTCCGTTCCCGCGCGACCCATCTTCACTGGTGTGCAACAACGCTACTGACCTCACAATGTCTACGTATTCATATCTCCGCTGGATTCTAAGCAACCAGTGGAGCCTCAATGACTTCCTTAACCCTAAAAAGCTAAAAGAGCTGATCACGTCACGTGGACGGTGCTGCCCACATAACCTTTACAGTTGCACGGGCACAAGCTCTTCCTAG
- a CDS encoding capsular polysaccharide export protein, LipB/KpsS family, which yields MATILFINCCPHREIEERFWKSVAVALRQTGDQLVMMRYGKVESEIDLIKFPAGFTFSEDPIGVDEEFYKRANQWKRRNLDCKYNEILGQFLELFFVVQPELVIIWNGEQPHDVISKAILAQVGCPVLIAERMPWPGMISIDPSGILSNVSFCPQEPNWHSGQERQFWVNEFQVYEEWLRTEKNTWWQQPSVSTEEELVTSETPPILFAGQVDADTQNFLFSPHFDSNVSAFSWFLDAVDGEEYFVLGKHHPMSDVPATAYCKVTAGRKAQWREDIALDEAFAIAKAVVAVNSSVLCEAIIHRKPALALGDTLLSRSGVIGTIQGKQAYESVRSWLADAKSLGFELPAEQTNRWLEFSAFHFSKNLFALNGTDSLERLRGGKAAASLIHNAVGHKVCWNNIFNRDFRELMCGNFHDVVSACTRLDSPKAKIKALLSRVKRRVRRIF from the coding sequence ATGGCAACAATCCTATTTATCAACTGTTGTCCGCACCGCGAAATAGAGGAGCGGTTCTGGAAGAGTGTAGCCGTCGCACTTCGCCAAACGGGTGATCAACTCGTCATGATGCGCTACGGAAAGGTTGAGAGCGAGATTGATCTAATTAAGTTCCCGGCTGGATTCACGTTTTCTGAGGACCCAATTGGCGTTGATGAGGAATTTTATAAACGGGCGAATCAATGGAAGCGAAGAAACCTTGATTGTAAGTACAACGAGATATTAGGGCAATTTTTAGAACTGTTTTTCGTTGTGCAGCCCGAATTGGTTATTATCTGGAACGGTGAACAGCCTCACGATGTGATTAGCAAAGCTATCCTCGCTCAAGTCGGTTGTCCCGTGCTCATCGCGGAGCGGATGCCATGGCCAGGAATGATCTCGATTGACCCCTCTGGAATTCTCTCTAATGTTAGCTTTTGCCCCCAGGAACCGAATTGGCACTCGGGGCAAGAACGGCAGTTCTGGGTAAACGAGTTCCAAGTCTACGAAGAGTGGTTGAGGACTGAGAAAAACACTTGGTGGCAGCAGCCATCAGTATCAACGGAAGAAGAGCTTGTAACTTCCGAGACACCCCCAATCCTGTTTGCGGGACAAGTCGATGCAGATACGCAAAATTTTCTTTTTTCACCTCACTTTGACTCGAATGTGTCTGCGTTTTCCTGGTTTCTCGACGCGGTTGACGGCGAGGAGTACTTCGTCCTCGGCAAACATCACCCAATGTCGGATGTGCCCGCTACCGCCTACTGCAAAGTCACTGCCGGTCGGAAAGCGCAGTGGAGAGAGGACATTGCACTGGATGAAGCCTTTGCGATTGCAAAGGCGGTGGTCGCGGTCAACTCATCGGTCCTTTGCGAAGCGATTATTCACAGAAAACCTGCATTGGCGTTGGGAGACACTTTGCTATCAAGAAGCGGCGTGATTGGTACAATCCAAGGCAAACAAGCTTATGAGTCGGTAAGGAGTTGGTTAGCAGACGCTAAATCACTAGGGTTCGAACTTCCAGCCGAGCAGACGAACCGGTGGCTGGAATTTTCGGCATTTCATTTTTCGAAAAACTTATTCGCGTTAAATGGAACAGATTCACTGGAAAGGTTGCGTGGAGGAAAGGCAGCTGCTTCACTCATTCACAATGCTGTTGGACACAAAGTGTGCTGGAATAATATCTTCAACAGGGACTTTCGCGAATTGATGTGCGGAAATTTTCATGACGTAGTCAGCGCATGTACTCGACTTGATTCCCCCAAAGCCAAGATTAAAGCGTTGCTATCCCGTGTCAAAAGACGAGTTCGTAGAATCTTCTGA
- a CDS encoding transposase yields MRPVRKGELRFARSRHQRLTGQENLRDAQGERFKASYSQELETGKAWAHKEMLRDLWNHQDAASTILYCKVWYKRVIHTKLTPMKIVAWTIRERLPNAASYRTHRITNAVAEGINSKTIPAKRRVGGYRTRENFTSAFYFYLGGLDLYSRSPPKPLQALNRIRVSND; encoded by the coding sequence ATACGTCCAGTCCGCAAAGGCGAACTTCGATTTGCCCGCTCGCGGCACCAACGCCTGACTGGCCAAGAGAACTTACGGGACGCTCAGGGAGAGCGTTTTAAAGCGAGCTATTCTCAGGAACTTGAGACAGGGAAGGCCTGGGCTCACAAGGAGATGCTTCGCGACCTTTGGAATCACCAGGACGCTGCCTCAACCATTCTTTATTGCAAGGTCTGGTATAAGCGTGTTATCCACACCAAATTAACTCCAATGAAGATAGTTGCCTGGACCATCCGTGAGCGCTTACCCAACGCCGCCAGCTACCGCACGCACAGGATCACCAACGCGGTAGCCGAAGGAATTAACAGCAAGACCATACCTGCCAAGCGTCGCGTAGGTGGGTATCGCACCCGAGAGAATTTCACGTCAGCGTTCTACTTCTACCTTGGTGGACTAGATCTCTACTCACGATCCCCCCCAAAGCCCCTCCAAGCACTCAACCGAATCCGCGTCTCCAATGACTAG
- a CDS encoding ABC transporter ATP-binding protein has product MTEPLIECENLGKKFCRDLKKSLWYGVKDSCSDLFGKPPHPQLREGEFWANQGIDFSLNRGECLGLLGRNGAGKTTLLKMLCGLVKPDSGQIRLKGSVGALIALNAGFQPVLTGRENVFVYGGILGLSQKAIKDRLDEIVAFAELEEFIDTPVRNYSSGMNVRLGFACASLLIKPDILILDEVLAVGDVSFRAKCYERITDLLQQCAVIFVSHNSTQVARTCSKCLHLHEGRPLSLGPTNQVLQRYLASSFERHDSQEIGQQIIKLNKLLTNGNTHLNQRCIIDYGTDVKFTLELTTTNMPDEVITIISLTNDAGDIVSQLRSPPQSLASLHASESNELIITCETGKLPLAPGTYAITVSLLDGGTQNRILTWVRNAGGLEIRGDTMSNSPTLLLSSWDMR; this is encoded by the coding sequence ATGACTGAACCATTAATTGAATGCGAGAACCTTGGTAAAAAATTCTGCCGCGACTTAAAAAAAAGTCTGTGGTACGGAGTGAAAGATTCTTGCTCAGACCTATTTGGCAAGCCTCCCCACCCCCAATTACGTGAAGGCGAATTCTGGGCTAACCAAGGAATTGACTTTTCTCTAAATCGAGGGGAATGCCTAGGACTACTTGGCAGGAATGGTGCAGGAAAAACAACACTGCTCAAAATGTTATGCGGCTTGGTCAAGCCGGACAGCGGGCAAATTCGCCTGAAAGGAAGCGTTGGGGCACTGATAGCACTAAATGCTGGCTTTCAGCCTGTGCTTACTGGAAGAGAAAACGTCTTCGTGTATGGTGGAATTTTAGGCTTGTCGCAGAAAGCGATCAAGGACCGCTTGGACGAGATAGTTGCCTTCGCAGAACTTGAAGAATTCATTGACACTCCGGTTCGCAATTACTCTTCTGGAATGAACGTTCGATTAGGATTCGCGTGCGCGTCGCTTCTAATAAAGCCTGATATCCTCATACTCGATGAGGTGCTTGCAGTCGGCGATGTATCGTTCCGTGCAAAATGCTACGAACGTATAACTGACTTGCTGCAACAATGCGCAGTAATTTTCGTATCACATAACAGTACTCAGGTTGCGCGAACTTGCTCCAAATGCCTACATCTTCACGAAGGCCGGCCTCTTTCCTTGGGACCCACCAACCAGGTATTACAGCGGTATCTTGCCAGCTCTTTCGAACGCCACGATTCACAGGAAATTGGACAGCAGATCATAAAGCTCAACAAACTGTTGACAAACGGAAATACGCACCTGAATCAACGCTGCATAATCGATTACGGTACGGACGTCAAATTCACGCTTGAACTAACGACGACGAACATGCCGGACGAAGTCATTACGATAATATCTTTAACAAATGACGCCGGAGATATCGTTTCGCAATTACGATCACCACCGCAGAGCTTAGCCAGCCTTCACGCCAGCGAAAGTAACGAATTGATCATCACGTGCGAAACCGGCAAACTGCCTTTAGCTCCGGGCACCTACGCAATAACCGTCTCCCTCCTGGATGGGGGAACACAGAACCGAATCCTAACATGGGTGCGAAACGCCGGTGGACTGGAAATCCGCGGAGATACGATGAGCAACTCACCAACATTGCTTCTGTCATCCTGGGATATGCGTTAG
- a CDS encoding four helix bundle protein produces the protein MEKPHRQLRVWRDSMKLVEKVYDVTHRFPSEERFGLVSQMRRCAVSIPSNIAEGAAKNSAADYSRFLTIAIGSVAELDTQLELSKRLTFLTEEDHQNLDNQLGSISRMLVALRRSIRNSR, from the coding sequence ATGGAAAAGCCACATCGTCAGCTTCGTGTTTGGCGGGATTCGATGAAATTGGTGGAAAAGGTTTACGATGTGACGCATCGCTTCCCAAGTGAGGAACGATTTGGATTGGTTTCGCAGATGCGTCGCTGTGCTGTCTCAATACCGTCCAACATTGCAGAGGGTGCCGCCAAAAACTCCGCAGCAGATTATTCTCGCTTTCTGACCATCGCAATCGGTTCAGTGGCCGAACTCGACACGCAACTAGAACTCTCAAAACGCCTCACATTTCTGACCGAAGAAGACCACCAGAATCTCGACAATCAACTAGGCTCGATCAGCCGAATGCTAGTCGCCCTCCGCCGTTCCATCCGCAACAGCCGGTAG
- a CDS encoding transposase family protein: MWKKLLLAFERCLTVVDGARVQWCDAHRTHSKLLQFVAALISDAAVAVGTEGFGKARENWLEEFVTLPRGMNSCGTIGRILSLLRSAQFNLHQWAGTVGSEGNIVPTTLSSFPSAVGPRGGATHAQGIRIHRALLPRG, from the coding sequence GTGTGGAAGAAACTATTGCTTGCGTTTGAGAGATGTCTCACCGTTGTTGATGGGGCGCGTGTCCAGTGGTGCGACGCCCACCGTACACATTCAAAATTGTTGCAATTCGTGGCCGCGTTGATTTCCGATGCCGCTGTTGCAGTCGGCACCGAGGGCTTTGGTAAAGCGAGAGAGAACTGGCTGGAGGAGTTTGTCACACTTCCTCGCGGTATGAATTCATGTGGCACTATCGGGCGAATCCTGTCGTTGCTCAGGTCGGCTCAGTTCAATCTGCATCAATGGGCAGGAACGGTCGGTTCCGAAGGGAACATCGTACCAACAACCCTATCGTCGTTCCCATCGGCCGTAGGGCCGCGCGGGGGGGCTACACATGCACAGGGAATTCGGATTCATCGTGCATTGTTACCGCGCGGGTAA
- a CDS encoding sulfotransferase domain-containing protein yields MLKLFRTPVKIFHMASMPRCGETLLLRTLNAHSQLRAVHNLRATDSVHELALFEFLKTFNGKKLRRSHPLLKPYCLHEDEHLIFKQSVWNHEHPFRGFVLTRNPISVYASLVEYGRRNATSDPWQPIEERIERWMSDIEPDKKASIKGKTPIEQFAMLYNARMGHLSRRELPVLFYENFVISPAGEIRSLLRALGLPFQQAILTSHSRYSEQSEGHGDNSLSSEINRRSLLKYTRIISQTDFQEVKSLTDDTSSQFGYECVWGSECRPSNNAGGVTAKS; encoded by the coding sequence ATGCTAAAACTATTCCGCACCCCAGTTAAAATCTTTCACATGGCAAGCATGCCGAGGTGTGGGGAGACTCTGCTGCTACGAACCCTTAACGCCCATAGCCAGCTGCGTGCCGTACATAACCTACGGGCGACCGACTCAGTTCATGAACTTGCGCTTTTTGAGTTTCTCAAAACTTTCAATGGCAAGAAACTGCGTAGATCGCACCCACTGCTCAAGCCTTACTGCTTACACGAAGATGAACACTTAATTTTCAAGCAAAGTGTCTGGAACCACGAGCATCCCTTTAGAGGATTTGTCCTAACGCGAAACCCAATTTCGGTCTATGCGAGCTTGGTTGAATATGGCCGCCGAAATGCCACCAGCGATCCTTGGCAACCGATCGAAGAACGAATCGAAAGATGGATGTCAGACATCGAACCTGACAAGAAAGCGAGCATTAAAGGCAAAACGCCTATCGAACAATTTGCAATGCTCTACAACGCAAGAATGGGACACCTCTCCAGAAGAGAACTCCCCGTTCTTTTCTATGAAAACTTTGTAATTTCCCCGGCAGGAGAGATCAGATCTCTACTGCGTGCACTTGGTTTACCATTCCAACAAGCGATTCTCACCTCGCACTCACGATACTCAGAACAAAGCGAAGGCCATGGCGACAATTCACTAAGTAGCGAAATCAACCGCCGTTCTCTTCTAAAGTACACACGCATAATATCGCAAACGGATTTCCAGGAGGTAAAGTCACTCACAGATGATACGTCATCGCAGTTTGGATACGAATGCGTCTGGGGATCAGAATGCAGGCCCAGTAACAACGCGGGTGGCGTCACGGCGAAAAGCTGA
- a CDS encoding glycosyltransferase family 2 protein: MPDSRQPSTTCVIPTYRSGDLLAQAIRSVQEQSQPPDEIIVVDDASPDDTYQIASDLAASSCVPTRVLRLEKNSGGPCKPINHGIGAARGDLIFILEQDDLMPSSRIADQLAVLRRYPDSALVIGRFELIDGHQIEDVPKVYAQPQFLTLGDTVPSDAVLPIQVPSPQAFAGLLQHNFTISNSNFCFPKSTWRQLGGFDEAIATVADLDFALRAVVLGPLGISPTLTLRYRFNESSLNRRDLGLLRYEGLKVRMNAIRQKPAWGNEYFWTRWTPMRQQLIQALKHLRLKDSLRLLRFMFDTGSIKTRRVVRHS; encoded by the coding sequence ATGCCTGATTCTCGGCAGCCTTCAACTACCTGTGTGATTCCGACTTATCGATCCGGAGACCTACTTGCTCAGGCCATTCGCTCGGTGCAAGAACAGTCGCAACCGCCTGACGAGATTATTGTGGTCGACGATGCTTCGCCAGACGACACCTACCAAATCGCAAGCGATTTGGCCGCGTCCAGCTGTGTCCCGACCCGTGTGCTGAGACTGGAAAAAAATTCCGGGGGACCGTGCAAACCGATCAACCACGGTATTGGGGCTGCACGTGGGGATCTGATTTTCATTTTGGAACAGGACGACTTGATGCCCTCGTCCAGAATCGCGGATCAGTTGGCGGTGCTGCGTCGCTACCCCGACTCCGCGCTGGTGATCGGTCGATTTGAGTTGATCGACGGGCATCAAATCGAGGACGTCCCCAAGGTCTATGCCCAGCCTCAGTTTCTCACGCTTGGAGACACCGTACCCAGTGACGCAGTCCTGCCGATTCAGGTTCCAAGCCCGCAGGCGTTTGCGGGTCTCTTGCAGCACAATTTTACGATTAGCAATAGCAATTTCTGTTTCCCGAAATCGACTTGGCGACAGCTGGGGGGATTCGATGAAGCTATTGCAACGGTCGCCGATCTCGATTTTGCGCTGCGAGCGGTCGTGTTGGGCCCTTTGGGGATCTCCCCCACGCTGACACTTCGATACCGATTTAACGAGTCAAGTCTCAACCGACGAGACTTGGGACTCCTACGATACGAGGGGCTGAAGGTTCGTATGAATGCGATCCGCCAGAAACCTGCCTGGGGAAATGAATATTTTTGGACGCGGTGGACCCCCATGCGTCAGCAACTCATCCAAGCATTAAAACACCTCCGATTGAAAGACTCGCTTCGGCTGCTGCGATTCATGTTCGACACCGGTTCAATCAAAACACGTCGCGTGGTGCGGCACTCATGA